Proteins encoded within one genomic window of Triticum aestivum cultivar Chinese Spring chromosome 2D, IWGSC CS RefSeq v2.1, whole genome shotgun sequence:
- the LOC123054009 gene encoding disease resistance protein RPS2, whose amino-acid sequence MDPQASSSRSITQSDLERMLLDEAAEPKALPFSLLEKITNNFYYKNEIGRGGFAVVYMGVLENGVVAVKRLYDAYKYEKEFLREVESLMKVKHKNIVRFLGYCVDIQGKVDRYNGKIVMADIQERLFCFAYLPNGSLDKHIKDGSCGIEWKTCYRIIKGICEGLHYLHSINIMHLDLKPSNILMDDNMVPKITDFGVSRNFEEMQSRTVATKMIGTIGYLAPEFHTNVITRKFDLYSLGVIIMEILTGKRESQPVENVLESWNNRLELSQRNQHYEQIRVCAEIGIECIEHDPTNRPASMTHIMDWLAETERTEIKPFGLETMLSQLHDLFEKGYSNIIGVWGQGGVGKTMLLHVFNNDLEKKVHQYQVVIFIEVSNSETLNTVEIQRTISERLNLPWNDEEPIAKRARFLVKALARKRYVILLDDVRKKFRLEDVGIPTPDTNSQSKLILTSRYREICFQMNAQRSLIEMQILGNDASWKLFLSKLSKEASVAVESLGSQTREHAMKIAQSCGGLPLALSVIGTAVACLEEGQWRSAAGAIATNMDNIDGVDEMFGRLKYSYDRLIPTQQQCFLYCILFPEYGSISKEQLVDYWLAEGLLLNGSGKGYQIIRRLVSACLLQVSGSMSSEVKMHHTIRQLGFWLVNKSDAKFLVQPGMALDNAPSAGEWKEATRISIMSNNITELSFSPKCKNVTTLLIQNNPNLNKMSNGFFRTMATLKVLDLSHTAITSLPDCKTLVALEHLNLSHTHIVRLPERLWLLKELRHLDLSVTTALEDTLNNCSKLHKLKVLNLFRSRYGIRDVDDLNLDSLKEQLLFLGITIYAEDVLKKLNMPGPLAKSTHRLNLKYCADMQSIKISDLGHMEHLEELYVQSCYDLNTVVADAELTTSQLQFLTLSVLPSLQSVVVAPMPHNFQYICKLIISQCPKLLNITWVRRLRLLERLFISHCDGMLEFFEDREDEEQCGEQLKVQGHASDKQEDHAIVETSRNDTGQNDFPKLRLIALTQLKKLSSICKPREFPCLETLRVEECPNLRSIPLSCTRNYGKLKQICGSFEWWGKLQWENWEEAAYVERTYFIPI is encoded by the exons ATGGATCCGCAAGCTAGTAGTAGCAGGAGTATTACACAAAGTGACCTGGAGCGCATGCTACTTGATGAAGCCGCAGAGCCCAAGGCCCTTCCGTTCTCACTTTTGGAGAAGATCACTAACAATTTTTATTATAAGAACGAAATTGGTAGAGGTGGTTTTGCGGTGGTTTATATG GGAGTGCTTGAGAATGGGGTGGTCGCCGTAAAGAGGTTATATGATGCATATAAGTATGAGAAAGAATTCCTCCGAGAGGTTGAATCTCTCATGAAGGTGAAGCATAAAAATATAGTACGGTTCCTAGGGTATTGTGTTGACATACAAGGGAAGGTGGATAGGTATAATGGAAAAATTGTTATGGCCGATATACAAGAAAGATTGTTCTGCTTTGCATATCTACCTAACGGCAGTCTCGATAAGCATATAAAAG ATGGATCTTGTGGAATTGAATGGAAAACATGTTATCGTATAATCAAGGGGATATGTGAGGGACTACATTACCTGCACAGTATAAATATTATGCACCTCGACTTGAAACCTTCAAATATATTGATGGATGATAATATGGTACCAAAAATAACTGACTTTGGTGTCTCGAGGAACTTTGAGGAAATGCAATCCCGAACcgttgctacaaaaatgattggaaCGAT TGGATACTTGGCGCCAGAATTCCACACCAATGTAATCACACGCAAGTTTGACTTGTATAGTCTTGGTGTTATAATCATGGAGATATTGACCGGAAAGAGGGAGTCTCAACCTGTTGAGAAT GTGCTTGAAAGTTGGAACAATAGGTTGGAGCTATCACAGAGAAACCAACATTATGAACAAATACGAGTGTGCGCTGAGATTGGGATTGAGTGCATAGAACACGATCCAACAAACAGACCAGCTAGTATGACACATATAATGGATTGGCTTGCTGAAACAGAAAGAACAGAG ATCAAGCCGTTTGGTTTGGAGACCATGCTGAGTCAGCTCCATGATCTGTTTGAGAAGGGCTACTCAAACATAATTGGTGTGTGGGGTCAAGGAGGTGTTGGCAAGACGATGCTTCTACATGTTTTCAACAATGATCTTGAAAAGAAGGTCCATCAGTATCAG GTTGTTATCTTTATTGAAGTGTCCAATTCAGAGACGCTGAACACAGTGGAGATACAACGGACTATCTCCGAAAGACTCAACTTGCCATGGAATGATGAAGAGCCAATTGCCAAACGAGCCAGATTCTTGGTAAAGGCACTTGCTAGGAAAAGATATGTAATCCTGCTTGATGATGTGAGGAAGAAATTCCGACTGGAGGATGTTGGTATCCCAACTCCAGATACCAATAGCCAGAGCAAGCTGATCCTCACATCACGTTACCGAGAAATATGCTTCCAGATGAATGCACAAAGAAGCTTGATTGAGATGCAGATTTTGGGTAACGATGCTTCATGGAAACTGTTCTTGAGCAAGCTGAGCAAGGAGGCTAGTGTAGCAGTTGAATCGCTTGGTTCCCAGACTAGAGAGcacgctatgaaaatagcccaaagTTGTGGAGGCCTGCCACTTGCACTCAGTGTCATTGGGACTGCTGTGGCATGCTTGGAAGAGGGACAGTGGAGATCAGCTGCGGGTGCAATTGCTACCAATATGGACAATATTGATGGTGTGGATGAAATGTTTGGTCGGTTGAAATACAGCTACGACAGGCTCATACCCACTCAACAACAGTGTTTCCTATACTGTATTCTTTTCCCAGAATATGGTTCTATCAGTAAAGAGCAACTTGTTGATTACTGGTTAGCTGAAGGTTTGCTATTAAATGGTTCTGGAAAGGGTTATCAGATAATTCGCAGACTTGTTTCAGCTTGCTTGTTGCAGGTCAGTGGCTCAATGTCTTCAGAGGTAAAAATGCACCATACAATTAGGCAACTGGGGTTTTGGTTGGTCAACAAGTCAGATGCAAAATTTCTTGTTCAGCCAGGGATGGCCTTGGATAATGCTCCATCAGCTGGAGAATGGAAAGAAGCTACCAGGATCTCCATCATGTCTAATAACATTACAGAGCTTTCTTTCTCGCCGAAGTGCAAAAACGTCACTACATTGTTGATCCAGAACAACCCAAATTTGAACAAGATGAGCAATGGATTTTTTAGAACTATGGCGACCTTGAAAGTGCTCGATCTTTCTCATACTGCAATAACATCACTTCCAGATTGTAAGACATTGGTTGCATTGGAGCATCTGAATTTGTCTCACACACACATTGTGAGGTTACCTGAGCGCCTATGGTTACTAAAAGAGTTGAGGCATTTGGATCTGAGTGTGACTACTGCACTTGAAGATACCTTGAACAACTGCTCAAAGTTGCACAAGTTGAAAGTGCTCAATCTCTTTCGCAGCCGCTATGGTATCCGTGATGTTGACGACCTGAATCTGGATTCCCTGAAGGAACAACTACTCTTCCTCGGAATCACTATTTATGCAGAGGATGTGCTAAAGAAATTGAACATGCCTGGTCCTTTGGCAAAGTCAACACATCGCTTAAACTTGAAGTATTGTGCAGATATGCAATCAATCAAAATCTCTGACCTCGGCCACATGGAGCACCTTGAGGAGCTGTATGTTCAATCATGCTATGACCTGAACACAGTCGTTGCTGATGCCGAGCTTACAACTTCACAGTTGCAGTTCCTGACCCTGTCAGTTCTTCCCTCGTTGCAAAGTGTCGTTGTTGCGCCAATGCCCCATAATTTTCAGTATATCTGCAAATTGATCATTTCACAGTGCCCCAAGTTGTTGAACATCACATGGGTCCGAAGACTTCGTCTTCTTGAGAGGCTTTTCATATCTCATTGTGATGGGATGCTCGAATTTTTTGAAGATCGGGAAGACGAGGAGCAGTGTGGAGAACAACTGAAAGTGCAGGGTCATGCTTCAGATAAACAAGAAGATCATGCTATTGTAGAAACTTCACGGAATGACACAGGGCAGAATGACTTCCCAAAGTTGAGATTGATTGCATTGACGCAACTCAAGAAGCTGAGTAGTATTTGTAAACCAAGAGAATTTCCATGCCTTGAGACCCTTCGGGTGGAGGAGTGCCCAAATCTGAGAAGCATCCCGCTGAGCTGCACGCGTAACTATGGGAAACTGAAGCAGATATGTGGCTCATTTGAATGGTGGGGGAAACTGCAGTGGGAAAATTGGGAGGAGGCGGCATATGTGGAGAGAACCTACTTCATTCCAATCTGA
- the LOC123054010 gene encoding protein disulfide isomerase pTAC5, chloroplastic has protein sequence MIITTAAFPSVSSFHRPHHRPCPRRAVLQLVRSAASSSSSSAWEEREEARWLREEQRWLREEQRWLREESRWRAEREALLAEITALRLRLRALEPLPPAAKPVPPPAPAARVAPPPPPPAPAARVAPPPPPPAPAARVAPPPHPPAPSPRVAPPPPAARVAPPPPPAPAPVAEEVEVRKEVVVVEEKAKAKPKPKAGAGSGKKRALRVGSEGEEVRAMQEALEKLGFYSGEEDTEFSSFSTGTERAVKTWQASIGTTEDGLMTSELLEMLFTGRTEDDIRKEGVNGALVPPVTETAEVQQPVEGKIDYNKHRVYLLGENRWEDPSRLTKKDKPISGSTAASTKQCITCRGEGRLLCLECDGTGEPNIEPQFLEWVGEDTKCPYCEGLGYTICDVCQGINTVHS, from the exons ATGATCATCACCACCGCCGCATTCCCGTCCGTCTCCTCCTTCCACCGCCCGCACCACAGGCCCTGCCCGCGCCGCGCAGTGCTCCAGCTCGTCcggtcggccgcctcctcctcctcctcctcggcgtgGGAGGAGCGCGAGGAAGCGCGGTGGCTACGCGAGGAACAGCGCTGGCTGCGAGAGGAGCAGCGCTGGCTCCGCGAGGAGTCGCGCTGGCGTGCCGAGCGCGAGGCCCTCCTCGCCGAGATCACGGCGCTCCGTCTGCGCCTCCGCGCGCTCGAGCCGCTCCCGCCCGCCGCCAAGCCCGTGCCTCCTCCCGCACCGGCGGCGCGCGtcgctccgcctccgcctcccccaGCACCGGCTGCGCGCGtcgctccgcctccgcctcccccaGCACCGGCTGCGCGCGTCGCTCCGCCTCCGCATCCCCCCGCGCCGTCTCCGCGCGTTGCTCCACCTCCGCCTGCGGCACGCGTGGCGccacctccgccgcccgcgccggcgccggtggcggaggaggtcgaggtgaggaaggaggtggtggtggtcgaggagAAGGCCAAGGCGAAGCCGAAACCGAAGGCGGGGGCCGGCAGCGGCAAGAAGCGGGCGCTGAGGGTCGGGAGCGAAGGCGAGGAAGTGCGGGCGATGCAG GAAGCCTTGGAAAAGCTCGGTTTCTACTCGGGCGAAGAGGACACGGAGTTCTCCAGCTTCTCAACCGGCACCGAACGAGCCGTCAAGACATGGCAG GCATCGATAGGGACTACGGAGGACGGCTTGATGACGTCGGAGCTACTCGAGATGCTATTCACAGGACGGACCGAGGACGATATCAGAAAG GAAGGCGTAAACGGAGCACTTGTTCCACCTGTAACAGAAACTGCAGAGGTTCAGCAACCCGTGGAGGGAAAAATTGACTACAACAAGCACAGAGTGTACCTTCTCGGCGAAAACCGGTGGGAAGATCCATCCAGGCTGACCAAGAAGGATAAGCCGATCAGCGGTTCTACTGCTGCGTCGACAAAGCAGTGCATCACCTGCCGGGGCGAAGGCCGCCTCCTGTGCCTAG AATGCGATGGAACAGGTGAGCCCAACATTGAACCGCAG TTCTTGGAGTGGGTTGGCGAAGACACAAAGTGCCCATACTGTGAAGGCCTTGGCTACACTATATGTGATGTTTGTCAAGGGATTAATACAGTGCACAGCTAA